Proteins encoded together in one Chelonoidis abingdonii isolate Lonesome George chromosome 1, CheloAbing_2.0, whole genome shotgun sequence window:
- the MGST1 gene encoding microsomal glutathione S-transferase 1 isoform X1, which yields MPHGSPATRLPRMALNSSPRVRAGPQAQSSASERNFLRFGVPPARREWIPKVDPFGPWSSVRYAEMAELAQLIDSEVFLAYATYATIVLLKMMLMSVTTAFFRITRKAFSNPEDTATFGKGENAKKYLRTDPDVERVRRGHLNDLENIAPFIGIGLLYALSGPALSTALLHFRIFVGARIFHTIAYLTPLPQPSRALSWAAGYAVTISMAYRVLRTGLYL from the exons ATGCCTCACGGAAGCCCAGCAACGCGCCTTCCCCGCATGGCTCTGAACTCCAGCCCGAGAGTCAGAGCTGGGCCCCAGGCGCAAAGTTCAGCTTCAGAGCGCAACTTCCTTCGGTTCGGGGTCCCTCCGGCCCGGCGCGAGTGGATCCCCAAAGTGGATCCTTTTGGGCCGTG GTCTTCAGTGAGATACGCAGAAATGGCTGAACTTGCCCAGCTAATTGACAGCGAGGTGTTCCTGGCTTATGCTACCTACGCAAccattgtccttttaaaaatgatgCTAATGAGTGTTACAACAGCATTCTTCAGAATAacaagaaag GCATTTAGTAACCCAGAAGATACAGCAACGTTTGGCAAAGGTGAGAATGCTAAGAAGTACCTGCGGACTGACCCAGACGTTGAACGTGTGCGCAG AGGCCACCTGAACGACCTTGAAAACATTGCCCCGTTTATTGGCATTGGTCTGCTCTATGCCCTGAGTGGCCCTGCTCTGTCCACAGccttgctgcacttcaggatcttCGTTGGGGCTAGAATCTTTCACACTATTGCATATTtgacacctctcccccagcccagcagagcCTTGTCTTGGGCAGCTGGGTATGCAGTTACCATCTCAATGGCATACAGGGTGCTGAGAACTGGATTGTACCTGTAA
- the MGST1 gene encoding microsomal glutathione S-transferase 1 isoform X2 gives MAELAQLIDSEVFLAYATYATIVLLKMMLMSVTTAFFRITRKAFSNPEDTATFGKGENAKKYLRTDPDVERVRRGHLNDLENIAPFIGIGLLYALSGPALSTALLHFRIFVGARIFHTIAYLTPLPQPSRALSWAAGYAVTISMAYRVLRTGLYL, from the exons ATGGCTGAACTTGCCCAGCTAATTGACAGCGAGGTGTTCCTGGCTTATGCTACCTACGCAAccattgtccttttaaaaatgatgCTAATGAGTGTTACAACAGCATTCTTCAGAATAacaagaaag GCATTTAGTAACCCAGAAGATACAGCAACGTTTGGCAAAGGTGAGAATGCTAAGAAGTACCTGCGGACTGACCCAGACGTTGAACGTGTGCGCAG AGGCCACCTGAACGACCTTGAAAACATTGCCCCGTTTATTGGCATTGGTCTGCTCTATGCCCTGAGTGGCCCTGCTCTGTCCACAGccttgctgcacttcaggatcttCGTTGGGGCTAGAATCTTTCACACTATTGCATATTtgacacctctcccccagcccagcagagcCTTGTCTTGGGCAGCTGGGTATGCAGTTACCATCTCAATGGCATACAGGGTGCTGAGAACTGGATTGTACCTGTAA